A single window of Arcobacter venerupis DNA harbors:
- a CDS encoding molybdopterin oxidoreductase family protein, translating into MIKSVCGYCGVGCGLEFEENKLIGDVVYPTNEGKLCSKGVSELISIQTPSRLLRPKSRDDLTQEFKETTWSNAISKIATQIAISPKEKVGFYLSGQLLTEDYYIANKLMKGFIGTNNVDTNSRTCMSSAVVAYKKSLGADYVPVRMNDVHDANLLILVGANTAEAHVVFHNRIKTAKKQGLKIIVIDPRFTDTAKIADLFLPIKPGSDIDFWNLVSKRIIDEGLVDEKFVEEHVNNYDLLKNKFKRVPVTKMLKRTGLSTEQFEEFWQLYKENENIITAWTMGINQSSQGVDKNLAIINTHLLTGKIFTKGNGPFSLTGQPNAMGGREVGGLSTILAVHLGFEKESVDKVKEFWKTTKVSNIPGLTATQMLEANLDVLIICHTDPIYHLPNRNKMEELMKKIPMVVEINAYENSESAKFAHIRLPAAPWGEKEGTQTNLDRTITKQEKLTRTSIDCLPDWEIFQLIAQRLGYKEAFNFTSTKEIFEEYQEMTKLNPHLNIYEASYDNLSKEPFIWGEKIRENREFLTKDKRANLFFVENKLLSEKTNLKYPLTLLTGRTRDQWHTGTKTNLPRTLLKYKELNFCEIHPTNAKQFGIQDGDTIKISSIRGEIESKAILTQDIRIDTIFMPISNRDINYLTHDLYDKDSLQPDYNHSAVKIERV; encoded by the coding sequence ATGATTAAATCAGTTTGCGGTTATTGTGGTGTTGGATGCGGATTAGAATTTGAAGAAAATAAATTAATAGGTGACGTTGTATATCCCACAAATGAAGGAAAACTTTGCTCAAAAGGAGTTTCTGAATTAATAAGTATTCAAACGCCCTCAAGATTATTAAGACCAAAATCAAGAGATGATTTAACCCAAGAATTTAAAGAAACAACATGGAGTAATGCAATAAGTAAAATCGCAACTCAAATTGCAATTTCTCCAAAAGAAAAAGTAGGATTTTATCTATCAGGTCAGCTTTTAACGGAAGATTATTATATTGCCAATAAACTAATGAAAGGTTTTATTGGAACTAATAATGTAGATACAAACAGCCGAACTTGTATGTCAAGTGCCGTTGTTGCCTATAAAAAGTCTTTAGGAGCTGATTATGTTCCAGTTCGTATGAATGATGTCCATGATGCAAACTTACTTATTTTAGTTGGTGCAAATACAGCTGAAGCTCATGTTGTTTTTCATAATAGAATCAAAACTGCAAAAAAACAAGGTCTAAAAATCATTGTAATTGACCCACGATTTACAGATACAGCAAAAATAGCTGACTTATTTCTTCCAATAAAACCAGGAAGTGATATTGACTTTTGGAATTTAGTATCAAAAAGAATCATAGATGAGGGTTTAGTTGATGAAAAATTTGTAGAAGAACACGTAAATAACTATGACTTACTAAAAAACAAATTCAAAAGAGTTCCCGTTACAAAAATGCTAAAAAGAACAGGTTTAAGCACTGAGCAATTCGAAGAATTTTGGCAGCTCTACAAAGAGAATGAAAACATCATAACAGCATGGACCATGGGAATAAATCAATCATCTCAAGGTGTTGATAAAAATCTTGCTATTATAAATACTCACCTTTTAACTGGAAAAATATTCACAAAAGGAAATGGACCATTTTCACTAACTGGTCAACCAAATGCAATGGGAGGACGGGAAGTTGGCGGACTTTCAACAATACTTGCGGTTCATTTAGGATTTGAAAAAGAGTCCGTTGATAAAGTAAAAGAGTTTTGGAAAACAACAAAAGTTTCAAATATTCCAGGACTTACTGCCACTCAAATGCTTGAAGCAAATCTTGATGTTTTAATTATCTGTCACACAGACCCAATTTATCATCTTCCAAATAGAAATAAAATGGAAGAGTTAATGAAAAAAATCCCAATGGTTGTGGAAATAAATGCCTATGAAAATAGCGAGAGTGCAAAATTTGCCCACATCAGACTTCCAGCTGCTCCGTGGGGAGAAAAAGAGGGAACTCAAACAAATCTTGACCGAACAATTACAAAACAAGAAAAACTAACAAGAACTTCAATAGATTGTCTTCCTGATTGGGAAATTTTCCAACTAATAGCTCAAAGATTAGGATATAAAGAAGCCTTTAATTTTACGTCAACAAAAGAGATTTTTGAAGAGTATCAAGAGATGACAAAACTAAATCCACACCTAAATATTTATGAAGCTTCTTATGATAATCTATCAAAGGAACCATTTATTTGGGGAGAAAAAATCAGAGAAAATAGAGAGTTTCTAACAAAAGATAAAAGAGCAAATCTATTTTTTGTGGAAAATAAACTATTAAGCGAAAAAACAAACCTAAAATATCCCTTGACACTACTAACAGGAAGAACAAGAGACCAATGGCATACAGGAACAAAAACAAATCTTCCAAGAACTCTACTAAAATATAAAGAGCTAAATTTTTGCGAAATTCACCCAACAAACGCAAAACAGTTTGGAATCCAAGATGGAGATACAATAAAAATCTCATCAATTAGAGGAGAAATAGAATCAAAAGCAATTTTAACGCAAGATATAAGAATCGACACAATTTTTATGCCAATAAGTAATAGAGATATAAACTACCTAACACACGATTTATACGATAAAGACTCACTGCAACCTGATTATAATCATAGTGCTGTTAAGATTGAGAGGGTTTAA
- a CDS encoding EAL domain-containing protein, producing the protein MDLSYKKLLKNYKFNEEDASSLKELESIARIYTKELLSGFYEFIFEFDHARMFLHNKEILSRHERGIELWYLNLFCGLYDENYFKKLHTISEIHVRIGLPAHYVNAAFSYVRGFLKEILIKEKRYEVLKSVDKIIDINLDILTIAYKDEEQSKLLSDIVFLKDVVESSSIEPYFQAIFDTKTLEIKKYESLMRLINPKTKEVFSVFAFLQTAKRIMLYEKMMRIMIKKSFKQFSSLDIEFSINLCYEDIANKSFREYIYKKVRTFHKAENIIFEILESDFIEDFNIVKDFATYVRKFGCKIAIDDFGSGYSSMENILKLKPEIIKIDGSLIKNIDTLLESKTIVKNIVNMAKELNATTVAEYVHSKEVFDILKTLDIDFLQGFYLAEPKRWL; encoded by the coding sequence TTTAAAAGAATTAGAAAGTATTGCTCGTATTTATACCAAAGAATTATTAAGTGGATTTTATGAGTTTATATTTGAATTTGACCATGCACGTATGTTTTTACATAATAAAGAAATTCTATCAAGACATGAAAGAGGAATTGAACTTTGGTATCTAAATCTCTTTTGTGGATTATATGATGAAAACTATTTCAAGAAATTACATACGATTAGTGAAATTCATGTTCGTATAGGTTTACCAGCTCATTATGTTAATGCAGCATTTAGTTATGTAAGAGGATTTTTAAAAGAGATTTTAATTAAAGAAAAAAGATATGAAGTATTAAAATCTGTGGATAAAATAATAGATATTAATTTAGATATTTTAACAATAGCATATAAAGATGAAGAACAAAGTAAACTCTTAAGTGATATTGTATTTTTAAAAGATGTAGTTGAAAGTTCATCTATTGAACCATATTTTCAAGCAATTTTTGATACAAAAACTTTAGAGATAAAAAAATATGAATCTTTAATGAGATTAATCAATCCCAAAACTAAAGAGGTATTTTCTGTTTTTGCATTTTTACAAACAGCTAAAAGAATAATGCTGTATGAAAAAATGATGCGAATTATGATAAAAAAGAGTTTTAAACAATTTAGTTCTTTAGATATAGAATTTAGTATAAATCTTTGTTATGAAGATATAGCAAATAAATCTTTTAGAGAATATATTTATAAAAAAGTTAGAACATTCCATAAAGCAGAAAATATTATATTTGAAATACTTGAATCTGATTTTATTGAGGATTTTAATATTGTAAAAGATTTTGCTACATATGTTAGAAAATTTGGTTGTAAAATAGCCATTGATGATTTTGGAAGTGGATATTCAAGTATGGAAAATATTTTGAAACTGAAACCAGAAATTATTAAAATTGATGGTTCTTTAATAAAAAATATTGATACCTTATTAGAATCAAAAACTATAGTAAAAAATATTGTTAATATGGCAAAAGAGTTAAATGCAACAACTGTTGCTGAATATGTACATTCAAAAGAAGTTTTTGATATTTTAAAAACCTTAGATATTGACTTTTTGCAAGGGTTTTATTTGGCTGAGCCTAAAAGGTGGCTTTAA
- a CDS encoding bifunctional protein-serine/threonine kinase/phosphatase, producing MSKNNIKTSGFSLAKRKELTGDDFYEIKQLDDMTIAVVCDGVGSAQEGALAAKKVTLHLINNFKNLPKAWSIEKAIKEFITSINSILYAQSIQEYERPEYATTVTVCVIKGNRLYGANAGDSRIYLLRDNKLNQLSFDHNEEGMADVLSNAVGISENIEIFYFENNIQKDDKILLCSDGLYSLMSNDTLSKNIPNGAYQMVKKASSLVNDNLPDDTTAVVLEILETDYIESMKNLNLEIPEKLKKGDIIDGYELTHSLIQNDRTWLCKKNNQEYVIKFAPYEAIENEEILDLYIKEAWNAKRLKAGFFPKSFIPKHRSARYYLMTKLDGITLKQYLKKRNLSIDEAINLAKTLVSMSEYLLKFNLVHGDIKPENIIVMERDGKKIFKIIDFGSITEIFSITNKAGTPSYLAPERFTGSAINEKTEIFSIGVTLYEALTGKFPYGEIEPFQNPTFGIAKKPQKLNNNIPTWFESVILRAISTDESLRYSNYSYMRFELEYPQKVKPFFEKKTPLLKKDPLLFYKVGFYFLLILNFILFLKLSS from the coding sequence ATGAGTAAAAACAACATAAAAACTTCAGGCTTTTCTCTTGCTAAAAGAAAAGAGCTAACTGGTGATGATTTTTATGAAATTAAACAACTTGATGATATGACAATTGCAGTTGTTTGTGATGGAGTTGGAAGTGCGCAAGAAGGCGCACTTGCAGCCAAAAAAGTTACGCTTCATCTAATAAACAACTTTAAAAATCTTCCAAAAGCTTGGAGTATTGAAAAAGCTATAAAAGAGTTTATTACTTCAATCAATTCTATACTTTATGCCCAATCTATTCAAGAATATGAAAGACCTGAATATGCCACAACCGTAACAGTTTGTGTTATAAAAGGAAATCGTTTATATGGAGCAAATGCAGGTGATAGCAGAATTTATCTTTTAAGAGATAATAAATTAAATCAGCTTTCTTTTGACCATAATGAAGAGGGAATGGCAGATGTTTTATCAAATGCTGTTGGAATTAGTGAAAATATTGAGATATTTTATTTTGAAAATAATATTCAAAAAGATGACAAAATACTTCTATGTAGTGATGGTTTGTACTCTTTGATGAGTAATGACACCCTAAGTAAAAATATTCCAAATGGTGCGTACCAAATGGTAAAAAAAGCTAGTTCCTTAGTAAATGATAATCTTCCCGATGATACAACAGCCGTAGTTTTAGAAATTTTAGAAACAGATTATATTGAATCAATGAAAAATCTAAATCTTGAAATTCCTGAAAAACTAAAAAAAGGTGACATAATTGATGGTTATGAACTAACTCACTCTTTAATTCAAAACGATAGAACTTGGCTTTGCAAAAAAAACAACCAAGAATATGTAATAAAATTTGCACCCTACGAAGCAATAGAAAATGAAGAGATTTTAGATTTATATATAAAAGAAGCATGGAATGCAAAAAGATTAAAAGCTGGATTTTTCCCAAAATCTTTTATTCCAAAACATAGAAGTGCTAGATATTATTTAATGACAAAATTAGATGGGATTACCCTAAAACAATACTTAAAAAAAAGAAATTTATCTATTGATGAAGCAATAAATTTAGCAAAAACACTTGTTTCAATGAGTGAATATCTTTTAAAATTCAATCTTGTTCATGGTGATATAAAACCTGAAAATATAATAGTGATGGAAAGAGATGGAAAAAAAATCTTTAAAATAATAGATTTTGGTTCAATCACAGAAATCTTTTCAATCACAAATAAAGCAGGAACTCCCTCATATTTAGCTCCTGAGCGATTTACGGGAAGTGCAATAAATGAAAAAACAGAGATTTTTTCTATTGGAGTTACTTTATATGAAGCCTTAACTGGAAAATTTCCCTATGGAGAGATAGAGCCTTTTCAAAACCCTACTTTTGGAATTGCAAAAAAACCTCAAAAATTAAATAATAATATTCCCACTTGGTTTGAAAGTGTTATATTAAGAGCCATAAGTACAGATGAAAGTTTGAGGTATTCAAACTATTCTTATATGAGATTTGAACTTGAATATCCCCAAAAAGTAAAACCATTTTTTGAGAAAAAAACACCTTTACTAAAAAAAGATCCTTTGTTATTTTATAAAGTTGGATTTTATTTTTTATTAATTTTAAACTTCATTCTATTTTTAAAACTATCTTCTTAA
- a CDS encoding EAL domain-containing protein yields the protein MDAIKLEESTYFCKKHNLLYVVKDKNEKNNNLEYFKNLFNEVLLVDDGLEALNEFNKNKFSIIITDIEIKGLNGFDLIEKIKNINKNILTIIYSSNDNKESFFKTIELKIDGYLIPPFNENSFLEILYRSIVNLKDKKEIKNKKKENLRIQKQYTDLVDKSSIISKTDKRGVITFVNDNFCKISEYTKEELLGKPHSILRHPDNSKEIYKELWDTIKDKKSEWSGVIKNLSKTGKTYYIKTTIKPILDSEDNILEYVSIRSNVSAIMSDKKYLIDKIESNNLLLLILIQIENFDILDKFYNILTVDKIEKMFAFNMLAYLPNSYIFEDIYNIGNGRYALLSDFFDFTSSKTNINEYLEIFVKNIKKSILVVDEIEYDLNIIVSYSFGKEHLYEDAKCGLDEAIDKKMLIKYANDSSIKEHLEAKKNMEIIKMVKIALDNYKIVSYFQPIINNKTRVIEKYESLVRLVDEEGNVLSPYAFLDISKKGSYYNKITERVLENSFKILEHISTKISINLSSLDIEKEETRTKLFSLLEEYKEHSSRVVFELLEDEVVRDFTVIKKFIKQVKKFGVKIAIDDFGAGYSNFERLLDFEPDILKIDGSLVRNIVKDAYSRNIVETIVSFAKKQNIITIAEYVENEEIFNILNEMGVDYSQGYYFGKPKKISI from the coding sequence ATGGATGCTATTAAGTTAGAAGAGTCTACTTATTTTTGCAAAAAACATAATCTACTTTATGTTGTAAAAGATAAAAATGAAAAAAATAATAATTTAGAATATTTTAAAAATCTTTTTAATGAAGTTTTATTAGTTGATGATGGTCTTGAGGCATTAAATGAATTTAATAAAAATAAATTTTCAATAATTATTACAGATATTGAGATAAAAGGATTAAATGGTTTTGATTTAATTGAAAAAATAAAAAACATAAATAAAAATATTTTAACAATTATCTATTCTAGTAATGATAATAAAGAGAGTTTTTTCAAGACAATTGAACTAAAAATAGATGGTTATTTAATCCCTCCTTTTAATGAAAATAGTTTCTTAGAAATTTTATACAGGTCAATAGTAAATTTAAAAGACAAAAAAGAGATAAAAAATAAAAAAAAAGAAAATCTAAGAATTCAAAAACAATATACAGACTTAGTAGATAAAAGTTCTATTATTTCAAAAACTGATAAAAGAGGTGTAATAACTTTTGTAAATGATAATTTTTGTAAAATTTCTGAATACACAAAAGAAGAATTACTAGGAAAACCTCATAGTATTTTAAGACATCCTGATAACTCAAAGGAAATTTACAAAGAATTATGGGATACAATTAAAGACAAAAAATCTGAATGGTCAGGTGTTATTAAAAACTTATCAAAAACTGGCAAAACTTATTATATAAAAACTACAATCAAACCAATTTTAGACTCTGAAGATAATATTCTTGAATATGTAAGTATTAGAAGTAATGTAAGTGCAATTATGAGTGATAAAAAATATTTAATTGATAAAATTGAGTCAAATAATTTACTTTTATTAATTCTAATTCAAATTGAAAATTTTGATATTCTCGATAAATTTTATAATATTTTAACAGTAGATAAAATTGAAAAAATGTTTGCATTTAATATGTTGGCTTATTTACCAAACTCTTATATTTTTGAAGATATTTATAATATTGGAAATGGAAGATATGCCCTTTTATCTGATTTTTTTGATTTTACATCTTCAAAAACAAATATAAATGAATATCTGGAAATTTTTGTAAAGAATATAAAAAAATCAATTTTAGTAGTTGATGAAATAGAGTATGACTTAAATATAATAGTTAGTTATTCTTTTGGAAAAGAGCATTTATATGAAGATGCTAAATGTGGTTTAGATGAAGCAATTGATAAAAAGATGTTGATTAAGTATGCAAATGATTCATCTATTAAAGAACATTTAGAAGCTAAAAAAAATATGGAAATTATTAAAATGGTGAAAATTGCCCTTGATAATTATAAAATAGTTTCATATTTTCAACCAATAATTAATAATAAAACAAGAGTAATAGAAAAATACGAATCTTTAGTTCGTCTAGTGGACGAAGAGGGAAATGTTTTATCTCCTTATGCTTTTTTAGATATTTCTAAAAAAGGAAGTTATTACAATAAAATAACAGAGCGTGTTTTAGAGAATTCATTTAAAATTTTAGAACATATAAGCACAAAAATTTCAATAAATCTTTCATCTTTAGATATAGAAAAAGAAGAAACAAGAACAAAACTTTTTTCACTTTTAGAAGAGTACAAAGAGCATTCTTCAAGAGTAGTTTTTGAATTACTAGAAGATGAAGTTGTTCGAGATTTTACGGTTATAAAAAAATTTATTAAACAAGTAAAAAAATTTGGTGTTAAAATTGCGATAGATGATTTTGGTGCAGGATATTCAAATTTTGAGAGATTATTAGACTTTGAACCAGATATTTTGAAAATAGATGGAAGTTTAGTTCGAAATATTGTTAAAGATGCTTATAGTAGAAATATTGTTGAAACAATAGTTTCTTTTGCGAAAAAACAAAATATTATAACAATTGCTGAATATGTTGAAAATGAAGAAATTTTTAATATTTTAAATGAAATGGGAGTTGATTACTCTCAAGGTTATTATTTTGGAAAGCCAAAAAAAATATCTATTTAA
- a CDS encoding MFS transporter: MSLKELKGQGHWPTLLAAFLYFDFSFMVWTMMGPLATEIAESLKATQNFIMSADQSATLVAVPVLAGAILRVVLGFFVDKVGAKKTALTSQFIVVVGLFYAYYKGATITYDELLAVAFILGFAGGSFAVALPQAGQWYPPKLQGVVLGLAGAGNIGVVIDFIFAPKIAEIWGWQSVFLVGAVLSLFIFVVYIFMAKDAPADVYKSNPKKLKDYGKLLKDKDTWWFNLFYSISFGGFVGFAVYMKVFLMGTYKPEMAAFGLDILTEPNVMVTAGYFGALCIFAGAVLRPVGGAIADKLGGIKSLYFFYGVVCLLSIISATFTLPFGIAIVVLFLIMANLGMANGAVFQLVPQRFGKDIGIMTGIIGCAGGLGGTAIIKTFGWSKGVFDGYAAGFIIFAIVVFIAILGISLVKTRWRTTWGVQAGGRI; the protein is encoded by the coding sequence ATGTCTTTAAAAGAATTAAAAGGTCAAGGTCACTGGCCAACACTGTTAGCTGCTTTTTTGTATTTTGACTTTAGTTTTATGGTTTGGACAATGATGGGTCCGTTAGCGACTGAAATTGCTGAATCATTAAAAGCTACTCAAAATTTTATTATGAGTGCAGATCAAAGTGCAACATTAGTTGCAGTTCCAGTTCTTGCTGGTGCAATTTTAAGAGTTGTATTAGGATTTTTTGTTGATAAAGTAGGAGCTAAAAAAACTGCATTAACATCACAATTTATTGTTGTTGTGGGTTTATTTTATGCTTATTATAAAGGTGCAACAATTACTTATGATGAGTTGTTAGCTGTTGCATTTATATTAGGTTTTGCAGGTGGTTCATTTGCAGTTGCACTTCCACAAGCTGGTCAATGGTATCCTCCAAAACTTCAAGGTGTTGTTTTAGGACTTGCGGGTGCTGGAAATATTGGAGTTGTAATTGACTTTATTTTTGCACCAAAAATTGCTGAAATTTGGGGATGGCAATCAGTATTTTTAGTGGGAGCTGTATTATCTTTATTCATTTTTGTTGTTTATATTTTCATGGCAAAAGATGCACCAGCTGATGTTTATAAATCAAATCCAAAAAAACTAAAAGATTATGGAAAACTATTAAAAGACAAAGATACTTGGTGGTTTAATCTGTTTTATTCTATTAGTTTTGGTGGATTTGTAGGATTTGCTGTGTATATGAAAGTTTTCTTAATGGGTACATATAAACCTGAAATGGCTGCATTTGGTCTTGATATTTTAACTGAACCAAATGTAATGGTAACAGCTGGATATTTTGGAGCTTTATGTATTTTTGCTGGTGCTGTTTTAAGACCAGTTGGTGGAGCAATTGCTGATAAATTAGGGGGAATTAAATCTTTATATTTCTTCTATGGTGTTGTTTGTTTATTATCAATTATTAGTGCTACATTTACTTTACCATTTGGTATAGCTATTGTGGTATTATTCTTAATTATGGCAAATCTTGGTATGGCGAATGGTGCAGTTTTCCAACTTGTTCCTCAAAGATTTGGAAAAGATATTGGAATTATGACAGGAATCATTGGATGTGCAGGCGGTCTTGGTGGAACTGCGATTATCAAAACTTTTGGTTGGTCAAAAGGTGTATTTGATGGATATGCAGCTGGATTTATAATTTTTGCTATTGTTGTATTTATTGCCATTTTAGGAATTTCACTTGTAAAAACAAGATGGAGAACTACTTGGGGAGTTCAAGCTGGCGGAAGAATCTAA